The Lycium ferocissimum isolate CSIRO_LF1 chromosome 1, AGI_CSIRO_Lferr_CH_V1, whole genome shotgun sequence genome includes a region encoding these proteins:
- the LOC132047285 gene encoding flavonol 3-sulfotransferase-like, whose amino-acid sequence MESSSLFTNSATKDNQQLPDIVISDLPKERGWLTEYIHPYKGFWYATPVLQGLIALQDNHFKLKPTDVLLASYPKSGTTWLKALLFAITNRPQYDFNTHPLLSSNPHELVPHLESYAFKYPTNPIPNSSLMHTHLAFNSLPVTDGSSKCKIVYIFRDAKDVLASFWYFIQKLRPKDLPFISLPEAFDQFSKGYSPFGPFWDHVMGYYKASLEFPKMIYFLKYEDLKKDPKFHAKRLAEFLEKPFSLKEESEGSVEKIIELCSFEKLSNLEVNKEGTHTDFLFPTIANNIFFRQGKVGDSKNHLSKEMIEVLDEMTKQKLGLI is encoded by the coding sequence ATGGAAAGCTCCTCTTTATTCACAAATAGTGCCACCAAAGATAACCAGCAACTACCTGATATAGTAATCTCTGATCTTCCAAAAGAAAGAGGTTGGCTTACTGAGTACATTCACCCATACAAAGGCTTTTGGTATGCCACTCCAGTTCTTCAAGGTCTTATAGCTCTTCAAGATAACCACTTTAAGCTAAAACCAACTGATGTCTTACTAGCTAGTTACCCAAAATCTGGTACCACATGGCTCAAGGCCCTTCTTTTTGCCATTACAAATAGACcacaatatgattttaatacaCACCCTTTGCTCTCTTCAAATCCACATGAGTTAGTACCTCATTTAGAGTCCTATGCATTTAAGTACCCAACAAATCCAATACCAAATTCTTCTCTAATGCATACACATCTTGCCTTCAATTCTTTACCAGTAACTGATGGCTCCTCCAAGTGCAAAATAGTGTACATTTTTCGCGATGCGAAAGACGTGTTAGCTTCTTTCTggtattttattcaaaaattaaGACCCAAGGATCTTCCATTCATTTCTCTACCAGAAGCTTTTGACCAATTTAGTAAAGGGTATTCACCCTTTGGTCCATTTTGGGATCATGTAATGGGATATTATAAAGCCAGCTTAGAATTTCCAAAGATGATTTATTTCTTGAAGTATGAGGACTTGAAGAAAGATCCAAAGTTTCATGCAAAGAGATTAGCTGAGTTCTTGGAAAAGCCATTTTCtttaaaggaagaaagtgaaggCAGTGTAGAGAAAATAATAGAGCTTTGTAGCTTTGAGAAGCTGAGCAACTTGGAAGTGAATAAAGAGGGTACACACACTGATTTTCTTTTCCCTACTATTGCAAACAACATATTTTTCAGACAAGGGAAAGTAGGTGATTCCAAGAACCATCTTTCAAAGGAAATGATTGAGGTTCTTGATGAGATGACAAAGCAAAAGTTGGGTTTGATTTAA
- the LOC132062012 gene encoding G-type lectin S-receptor-like serine/threonine-protein kinase LECRK2: protein MEISPVKCWNDGTIERKLSYGHKPSIWIDDPVRAGSKVNLTLSRHLVLTDTNGTKFVLYNGTGASHAAMQDDGNFVLTNSSSGVMWESFDFPTDTILPGQVLVMGQKLFSNANGTVDYSTGKYRLEMQMDGNVVLSAYRIPDLGYWNSWTKDNTSVSLVFNKTTANMFVLNGSSTIYSMTADLPSSVQGYYHRAIITDKGDFQQLYRSKVNGNGWSVAWQAVPQPCTVNNICSVYGFCQSSDNKEINCSCLPGYSPKDRYDTSKGCNPNEVKVFCDSNSSPSDVSIERQANADFPNSDFSELERVFQVDEEICRQELLNDCLCEAAVLTDTTCYKKRMPIQKLFLIQIT from the exons ATGGAGATTTCTCCGGTGAAATGTTGGAACGATGGAACGATTGAaag AAAACTCTCGTATGGTCACAAGCCAAGTATATGGATAGATGATCCAGTTCGTGCTGGATCAAAGGTTAATCTAACGCTGAGCAGACACCTTGTGTTGACAGACACTAATGGGACAAAGTTTGTTCTGTACAATGGCACAGGCGCAAGTCATGCAGCTATGCAAGATGATGGAAATTTTGTCCTGACAAATTCATCCTCAGGAGTCATGTGGGAAAGCTTTGATTTCCCAACGGATACTATTTTGCCTGGTCAAGTTCTTGTTATGGGGCAGAAGCTATTTTCTAATGCCAATGGAACAGTTGATTACTCGACGGGGAAGTACAGATTAGAGATGCAGATGGATGGGAATGTGGTCTTGTCTGCATATAGAATTCCTGATTTGGGCTACTGGAACTCTTGGACTAAAGACAACACTAGTGTTAGTCTAGTCTTCAATAAGACCACAGCTAATATGTTCGTTTTGAATGGAAGCTCAACAATATACAGCATGACAGCAGACTTGCCTTCTTCAGTTCAAGGTTATTACCACAGAGCTATAATAACTGACAAGGGAGATTTCCAACAGCTCTACCGCAGCAAAGTAAATGGGAACGGATGGTCTGTTGCATGGCAAGCTGTCCCACAACCTTGCACTGTGAATAACATTTGCAGTGTATATGGCTTCTGTCAGTCATCtgataataaggaaataaattgTAGTTGCTTGCCAGGCTATTCTCCTAAGGATCGATATGATACATCTAAAGGATGTAATCCAAATGAGGTGAAAGTTTTCTGTGATTCAAATTCTTCACCTTCGGATGTTTCTATTGAGAGACAAGCTAATGCTGATTTCCCTAATAGTGATTTTTCAGAACTAGAAAGGGTGTTTCAAGTTGATGAGGAGATTTGCAGGCAGGAATTGTTAAATGATTGTCTTTGTGAGGCAGCTGTGTTGACTGATACAACATGTTACAAGAAGAGGATGCCTATACAGAAGTTATTCCTGATACAAATAACATGA